Proteins from a single region of Chryseomicrobium sp. FSL W7-1435:
- a CDS encoding PH domain-containing protein: MSETRYKLHPVAAVISFVKGLKELIFPIILFIFIGGSGGEDSGLFRYVPYVLTALALVLYLLSGIIKWWKFVYWFEDGELRIEYGLFVKKKRYIPFDRIQSLDYTESIFHRPFGLVKVKVETAGGGASGEAEAELTAIRLEAAEQIKQEMMAAKQARTTPVDLQTDELQEEVIEATSTGDLLYRMTTKDLLVLAVTSGGIGIIFSGAAVVLSQFSEFIPYEAIYDEVIDLLKFGAMFVALLSFVIVLISFVISIALTYLQNYGYTVTRDGKDLLIQRGLLEKKRTTIPMHRIQGIQLVENPFRQLFGYVTIVLDSAGGSVLEKSETVKLVPLMKKDKAVALLTELFPEWDWNPEFTRAPKRTRKFYYRINLLLIAIIGAVLSYFFFPYGLLFFLLMPLSIAFDIWNHKASGVAVRETYMAMQYRFFSRKTVWLAKKRIQAVTLSQSYFEERAEAGSLHATIKSGALGSEHSLKAMELEDMKRVMNWYLPNA; the protein is encoded by the coding sequence ATGTCTGAAACTCGCTATAAATTGCACCCGGTTGCGGCAGTCATTTCATTCGTCAAAGGCTTGAAAGAACTGATCTTCCCCATCATTCTTTTCATTTTTATCGGGGGATCAGGTGGAGAAGACAGTGGCTTGTTTCGCTACGTTCCCTATGTATTAACGGCGCTTGCTTTAGTGCTTTATTTACTTTCGGGCATCATTAAGTGGTGGAAGTTTGTCTACTGGTTCGAAGACGGGGAATTACGGATTGAGTACGGCTTGTTCGTGAAAAAGAAACGCTATATTCCGTTTGATCGAATTCAAAGTTTGGACTATACGGAATCCATTTTCCACAGACCGTTTGGCTTGGTGAAAGTGAAAGTGGAAACAGCTGGTGGAGGGGCCAGTGGGGAAGCTGAAGCTGAATTAACCGCCATTCGTCTCGAAGCTGCCGAACAAATCAAACAAGAAATGATGGCAGCCAAACAGGCTCGAACAACTCCAGTTGATTTACAAACTGACGAACTCCAAGAAGAAGTAATTGAAGCAACGTCGACTGGGGATCTACTGTACCGAATGACGACAAAAGATTTGCTTGTTCTAGCAGTAACTTCTGGTGGTATCGGGATTATATTTTCCGGTGCGGCGGTCGTATTGTCTCAGTTCTCGGAATTTATACCATATGAAGCAATTTATGATGAAGTAATCGACTTACTTAAATTTGGAGCCATGTTTGTAGCGCTCTTGTCATTTGTAATCGTATTGATCAGTTTTGTAATCAGTATTGCTCTTACGTATCTTCAAAACTACGGGTACACAGTGACTCGAGATGGCAAGGACTTACTTATTCAACGTGGGCTATTAGAGAAGAAACGGACTACGATTCCTATGCACCGCATTCAAGGCATTCAATTGGTTGAAAATCCATTCCGTCAATTGTTTGGTTATGTCACCATCGTGTTAGATAGTGCGGGTGGTAGCGTATTGGAAAAGAGTGAAACGGTCAAGCTTGTGCCGCTAATGAAAAAAGACAAAGCGGTTGCCTTGCTTACTGAATTGTTCCCGGAATGGGATTGGAATCCTGAATTCACAAGAGCACCGAAACGTACACGAAAATTTTACTACCGTATTAATTTACTTCTCATCGCGATTATCGGGGCTGTATTGAGCTATTTCTTCTTCCCTTATGGCTTGCTGTTCTTCTTGTTGATGCCTTTAAGTATTGCATTTGATATTTGGAATCACAAAGCCAGTGGTGTAGCTGTTCGAGAAACTTACATGGCGATGCAGTACCGCTTTTTCTCTCGCAAGACTGTGTGGCTCGCTAAGAAACGCATTCAAGCAGTGACTCTTTCTCAGTCTTACTTTGAAGAGCGAGCAGAAGCAGGGTCTCTTCATGCAACCATCAAATCAGGTGCTCTCGGAAGTGAGCATAGCTTGAAGGCAATGGAACTCGAAGATATGAAACGTGTGATGAACTGGTATTTACCAAACGCATAA
- a CDS encoding PH domain-containing protein produces the protein MYTGNHLSRKGLTVWRIYGLIQSLFLVLVAGGISALNFFFFELGWVYIVTVVTLFLFIALLTGVLPSLRWKRWRYEVREHEIELQHGLIVRKRTLIPMVRVQHVDTEQGPILRSYQLASIHISTAATSHTIPFLDEQEAESMRRRISELARVAEDDV, from the coding sequence ATGTACACAGGTAATCATTTATCTCGCAAAGGGCTTACAGTCTGGCGAATTTACGGACTTATTCAATCCCTATTTCTTGTTTTAGTGGCTGGAGGGATCAGCGCACTCAACTTTTTCTTTTTTGAATTAGGATGGGTTTACATTGTAACGGTTGTCACTTTGTTTTTATTCATAGCGTTACTGACAGGTGTTTTGCCAAGTCTTCGTTGGAAACGTTGGCGTTATGAAGTCAGAGAACATGAAATTGAACTTCAACACGGGCTGATTGTTAGAAAACGTACGTTGATTCCAATGGTGCGTGTGCAACATGTAGATACGGAACAAGGGCCGATTTTAAGAAGCTATCAATTAGCGTCCATACATATCTCAACAGCCGCAACGTCCCACACCATTCCTTTTTTAGATGAGCAGGAAGCTGAATCGATGCGCAGAAGGATTTCAGAATTAGCAAGGGTGGCGGAAGACGATGTCTGA
- a CDS encoding DEAD/DEAH box helicase, producing MTNFSELNISASTLKSIKRMGFEEATPIQEGTITHAMEGRDVLGQAQTGTGKTAAFGIPLIEKIDPKNPNIQGLIIAPTRELAIQVSEELYKLGYDKRVKLLSVYGGQDISRQIRALKNNPQIIVGTPGRILDHINRRTLKLENVNTLILDEADEMLNMGFIEDINSILTNVPATRQTLLFSATMPGPIRKIANTFMKEPVEVKIKSKEMTVENIEQFFVKAAEREKFDVLSRIINVHQPELAIIFGRTKRRVDELSHALSIRGYLAEGIHGDLSQAKRMSVLKQFKENKIDILVATDVAARGLDISGVTHVYNFDIPQDPESYVHRIGRTGRAGKSGMAITFVTPREMGYLRIVEETTKKRMTPLLPPSENEALLGQQRVAMDTLTELVEKNDLGDYRTLATELLENLDAVDLVAAAIKSMTKEPSDQPVSISEERPLPMRGERSGGGRGGYRGNRSSGGGGGRGARPSGSGGGRGGDRGGARRPSSGPRDGSSRRAPRPARRND from the coding sequence TTGACAAATTTTTCAGAATTAAACATCAGTGCTTCAACATTAAAATCTATTAAACGTATGGGTTTTGAAGAAGCAACCCCTATCCAAGAAGGTACAATCACTCATGCAATGGAAGGCCGTGACGTTTTAGGTCAGGCTCAAACAGGAACTGGTAAAACAGCTGCTTTTGGTATTCCATTAATTGAAAAGATTGATCCAAAAAATCCAAACATTCAAGGGTTGATCATTGCACCGACTCGTGAATTAGCGATTCAAGTATCAGAAGAGTTATACAAACTTGGCTATGACAAGCGTGTAAAATTACTATCTGTTTACGGTGGACAAGACATTTCACGTCAAATCCGTGCTTTGAAAAACAATCCACAAATTATTGTGGGTACACCAGGTCGTATTCTTGACCACATCAACCGTCGTACTTTGAAACTTGAAAACGTTAATACTCTAATATTAGACGAAGCAGATGAAATGTTGAATATGGGCTTCATCGAGGATATCAATTCAATCCTTACGAATGTTCCTGCAACACGTCAAACGCTTTTATTCTCAGCTACTATGCCAGGACCGATTCGCAAAATTGCGAACACGTTCATGAAAGAGCCAGTTGAAGTAAAAATCAAGTCAAAAGAAATGACAGTTGAAAACATCGAACAATTCTTCGTAAAAGCAGCAGAACGCGAAAAGTTTGATGTATTATCACGTATCATCAATGTTCACCAACCAGAACTAGCGATCATCTTTGGTCGTACAAAACGTCGCGTTGATGAACTTTCACATGCACTTAGCATCCGCGGGTATTTAGCTGAGGGAATCCACGGAGACCTTAGCCAAGCAAAACGTATGTCTGTGTTAAAACAATTTAAAGAAAACAAAATTGACATTCTTGTTGCTACGGATGTAGCTGCTCGTGGTCTTGATATCTCAGGTGTAACTCATGTTTACAACTTCGATATTCCACAAGATCCTGAAAGCTATGTTCACCGTATCGGCCGTACTGGTCGTGCAGGTAAGAGCGGAATGGCTATCACATTCGTAACGCCACGTGAAATGGGTTACCTTCGTATTGTTGAAGAAACTACGAAGAAGCGCATGACACCTCTACTTCCACCAAGTGAAAATGAGGCGCTACTTGGCCAACAACGTGTAGCAATGGATACATTAACTGAATTAGTAGAGAAGAATGATCTAGGGGACTACCGTACTCTAGCAACAGAACTTCTTGAGAATTTAGATGCTGTTGATTTGGTTGCTGCTGCAATTAAATCAATGACTAAAGAACCAAGCGATCAACCTGTATCAATCTCTGAAGAACGTCCACTACCTATGCGTGGAGAACGTTCTGGTGGAGGCCGTGGAGGTTACCGCGGTAATCGTTCAAGTGGCGGCGGCGGAGGCCGTGGCGCTCGTCCTAGTGGTTCAGGCGGAGGCCGTGGTGGAGACCGTGGTGGCGCTCGTCGCCCATCATCAGGTCCACGCGATGGTTCAAGTCGTCGTGCTCCACGTCCAGCTCGTCGTAACGACTAA
- a CDS encoding alpha/beta fold hydrolase: MKTGVLFIHGYTGAPYEVEPFVDYVQARTDWLVSVVTLPGHGEQLELTEMLAEDWTMEAEIAIRKLMPQVDRLYVVGFSMGGLIAMYLSLRYPVERLVLLSAAAKYIAPGQMLQDIREITVDLLKKQADQNPVYMRYHQKVGKTPLRSAYQFTRVLKLVEPYYSKITIPVCLVQGKKDGIVPFQAAEYLYEQLGSEQKELIFSEGGKHHICYSDDCEDWFAQALAFLDQPIAIPEQVQAHTT; this comes from the coding sequence ATGAAAACCGGTGTATTATTTATTCACGGCTATACAGGAGCACCTTATGAAGTAGAACCATTTGTAGACTACGTGCAAGCACGCACGGATTGGTTAGTATCTGTTGTCACGTTACCGGGACATGGAGAACAATTAGAACTGACAGAAATGTTGGCAGAGGATTGGACGATGGAGGCAGAAATTGCGATACGCAAATTGATGCCTCAAGTCGACCGTCTGTATGTCGTCGGGTTTTCCATGGGCGGACTTATCGCGATGTATCTATCTCTTCGCTATCCTGTAGAACGTCTTGTGCTACTCAGTGCTGCTGCAAAATACATTGCACCGGGTCAGATGTTGCAAGACATTCGTGAAATTACGGTTGATCTGTTGAAAAAGCAAGCTGATCAAAATCCTGTCTATATGCGCTATCATCAAAAAGTAGGGAAGACGCCGCTGCGCTCAGCCTATCAATTTACCCGCGTATTAAAGCTGGTCGAACCTTATTATAGTAAAATCACCATCCCGGTTTGTCTTGTGCAAGGGAAAAAAGATGGTATCGTACCATTTCAAGCGGCTGAATACTTATATGAACAACTAGGATCTGAACAAAAAGAACTCATTTTTTCAGAGGGTGGAAAGCATCACATCTGCTACAGTGATGATTGCGAAGATTGGTTTGCCCAAGCCTTGGCATTCCTTGATCAACCCATTGCTATACCTGAGCAGGTGCAAGCGCATACAACTTGA
- the murF gene encoding UDP-N-acetylmuramoyl-tripeptide--D-alanyl-D-alanine ligase — protein MKKKLQQLATWLGADAGEFGEVIVTGASLNTRTIQPGELFIPFRGEQVNGHRFVEQAFEQGASAALWLKDEPNPPTDRPILLVDDAALALQQLAAAYRAELTATFIGITGSNGKTSTKDLVAGLCSPYFKTIKTQGNFNNELGLPLTLLAIDEDTEVAVLEMGMSSFGEIEFLSKLAKPSYTVITNIGEAHLQDLGSREGITKAKMEIVAGMQSNGVLFYDGDEPLLQQAVSQAEGVKAIPYGKGSNCALQLTKTSFSNEGTEFSTAGDVEGDFLLRVLGEHQAKNALGAILIGRELGLTIEQIYEGLKQVQLTDMRMQVIETAGPTFINDAYNAAPTSMQAAIHFLRDADFGKKKWLVLGDMLELGEAELAYHAQLAASIEPKHFTGVALIGSRMKVLYNALHESFGTQVFWTEDMEELQKHLAFQLTSEDLVLLKGSRGMKVERAMETWHRE, from the coding sequence ATGAAAAAGAAACTACAGCAATTAGCCACATGGTTAGGAGCAGACGCTGGAGAGTTTGGTGAAGTAATCGTCACAGGTGCATCACTCAATACTCGCACCATTCAGCCAGGTGAGCTCTTTATTCCATTTCGCGGTGAACAAGTAAATGGACATCGTTTTGTCGAGCAGGCATTCGAACAAGGGGCTAGTGCAGCACTTTGGTTAAAAGATGAGCCAAATCCACCAACAGATCGCCCTATATTACTAGTAGATGACGCTGCACTTGCTTTACAACAACTAGCGGCTGCTTACCGAGCAGAATTGACAGCGACGTTCATTGGAATAACTGGATCTAACGGCAAAACCTCTACAAAAGATTTGGTCGCGGGTCTGTGTTCGCCTTATTTCAAGACAATCAAAACTCAAGGCAATTTCAACAATGAACTTGGCCTTCCTTTGACGCTTCTAGCGATTGACGAAGATACGGAAGTGGCTGTTTTAGAGATGGGTATGAGTTCATTTGGAGAGATTGAATTTTTATCTAAACTAGCCAAGCCTTCTTACACGGTTATTACCAATATTGGAGAAGCGCATTTGCAAGATCTTGGATCACGTGAAGGCATCACCAAAGCTAAGATGGAGATTGTAGCGGGTATGCAGTCAAATGGCGTTCTTTTCTACGATGGTGATGAGCCATTACTTCAACAAGCTGTTTCACAAGCAGAGGGTGTCAAAGCCATTCCTTATGGAAAAGGAAGCAATTGTGCCCTTCAATTAACAAAAACCTCGTTTTCGAACGAAGGGACTGAATTTTCAACGGCTGGTGATGTAGAAGGAGACTTCTTATTGCGAGTACTAGGAGAACATCAGGCAAAGAATGCATTAGGTGCAATCCTCATTGGAAGAGAATTGGGATTAACTATTGAACAAATTTACGAAGGTTTGAAGCAAGTGCAACTTACGGATATGCGCATGCAAGTTATTGAGACTGCCGGGCCAACATTCATAAATGATGCATACAATGCTGCACCAACGTCGATGCAAGCGGCTATCCACTTTTTACGGGATGCTGACTTTGGTAAAAAGAAATGGCTTGTTCTTGGCGATATGTTAGAGCTAGGTGAAGCAGAACTGGCTTATCATGCTCAATTGGCGGCTTCTATTGAACCAAAGCACTTTACAGGTGTTGCTTTAATTGGTTCACGTATGAAAGTTTTATATAACGCATTGCACGAATCATTCGGCACTCAGGTTTTTTGGACAGAGGATATGGAAGAGCTTCAAAAGCATCTTGCCTTTCAACTAACTTCTGAGGATTTGGTTTTACTGAAGGGCTCTCGAGGTATGAAAGTAGAAAGAGCCATGGAGACGTGGCACCGAGAGTGA
- a CDS encoding D-alanine--D-alanine ligase codes for MKKIGIVYGGKSAEHEVSLMTAKAVISALDFSTYLVTPIYITLEGEWICGDALQQPVEDAESLRFTGSEQPNSIAQFVQLASHQDTRFDIVFPVLHGPNGEDGTIQGLFEMMNLPYVGNGVLASSAGMDKVVMKQLFHQAGLNQVPYLHCLHSQYEENQTEFLNACEAQLAYPLFVKPANLGSSVGISKAKSREELQQAIQFAFEYDRKIVVEQGIVAREIELSVLGNDTPTVSLAGEVLPTKDFYDYSAKYVDGTTNYAIPAEITEQELHDLQQAAITAFKILDGSGLARADFFLTTNGEVLINEVNTLPGFTPISMYPKLWIASGKTYAELVEELIQLGLERFEEKQHRAYTRDEDGSQ; via the coding sequence ATGAAAAAGATCGGTATCGTGTACGGAGGGAAATCTGCAGAGCATGAAGTTTCTTTAATGACCGCTAAAGCAGTTATCTCAGCATTAGACTTTTCAACCTATTTAGTAACACCTATTTATATAACTCTTGAAGGGGAATGGATCTGTGGAGATGCGTTACAGCAGCCAGTAGAAGATGCAGAGAGTCTTCGCTTTACGGGTTCTGAGCAGCCAAACTCTATTGCACAATTTGTGCAGCTTGCTTCACATCAAGACACGCGTTTTGATATTGTGTTCCCAGTTCTTCACGGACCAAACGGGGAAGACGGGACGATTCAAGGATTGTTTGAAATGATGAATTTGCCTTATGTGGGCAATGGCGTCCTGGCCTCATCTGCTGGAATGGACAAAGTTGTCATGAAGCAATTATTCCATCAAGCGGGACTGAATCAAGTTCCTTATCTCCACTGCTTACATAGTCAGTATGAAGAAAATCAAACTGAGTTCCTTAATGCGTGTGAGGCGCAACTTGCTTACCCATTGTTTGTGAAGCCTGCCAACCTTGGCTCAAGTGTGGGGATTTCTAAAGCAAAATCACGCGAAGAATTACAACAAGCGATTCAGTTTGCCTTTGAATACGACCGTAAAATTGTGGTGGAGCAAGGGATTGTTGCTCGTGAGATTGAACTGTCAGTGCTGGGCAACGATACGCCAACGGTTTCTTTGGCTGGAGAAGTGTTACCAACAAAAGACTTCTATGATTATTCTGCAAAATATGTGGATGGTACTACAAATTACGCAATTCCAGCAGAAATCACAGAACAAGAGCTTCATGACCTTCAACAAGCCGCTATCACAGCCTTTAAAATCTTAGATGGTTCAGGACTAGCACGTGCAGACTTTTTCCTGACTACTAACGGAGAAGTCCTGATTAATGAAGTAAATACTCTTCCAGGATTTACACCAATCAGCATGTACCCAAAACTATGGATAGCTTCTGGCAAGACCTATGCTGAGTTAGTGGAAGAGCTTATTCAACTTGGGCTGGAGCGCTTTGAAGAAAAACAACACCGTGCCTATACAAGAGATGAGGACGGTTCCCAATGA